In Curtobacterium sp. TC1, the following proteins share a genomic window:
- a CDS encoding branched-chain amino acid aminotransferase: MSTDTAFGLEFATTPSADRRAAAEREEILADPGFGKHFTDHMATVEWTLDDGWHSASIHPYGPLTLDPSASVLHYAQEIFEGLKAYRHADGSVWSFRPDANARRFQRSARRLALPELPVEAFVESIRQLVQADVDWVPSAPETSLYLRPFMIATESFLGVRAAQAVAYHCIASPAGAYFTSGPKPVSIWLSTQYARAGKGGTGAAKTGGNYASSLLPQQEAYEHGCQQVMFLDSVEGKYLEELGGMNVVLVKSDGTLVTPDSDSILEGITRDSILQLAEDRGLTVEKRRVTLDEWRDGVADGSITEAFACGTAAVVTPIAELRGEGFTIGSPTEGAGELTMSLRDELTDIQYGRRPDPHGWMTKLTDAS, encoded by the coding sequence ATGAGCACCGACACCGCCTTCGGACTCGAGTTCGCCACCACCCCGTCCGCGGACCGTCGCGCCGCAGCCGAGCGCGAGGAGATCCTCGCCGACCCGGGCTTCGGCAAGCACTTCACGGACCACATGGCCACCGTCGAGTGGACGCTCGACGACGGTTGGCACAGCGCCTCGATCCACCCGTACGGGCCGCTCACGCTCGACCCGAGCGCCAGCGTGCTGCACTACGCGCAGGAGATCTTCGAGGGGCTCAAGGCGTACCGGCACGCTGACGGTTCGGTGTGGTCGTTCCGCCCGGACGCCAACGCTCGCCGGTTCCAGCGGTCTGCCCGCCGGCTGGCGCTGCCGGAACTGCCGGTCGAGGCGTTCGTCGAGTCGATCCGGCAGCTCGTGCAGGCCGACGTCGACTGGGTGCCGTCCGCGCCCGAGACGAGCCTGTACCTGCGGCCCTTCATGATCGCGACCGAGTCGTTCCTGGGGGTGCGGGCGGCCCAGGCGGTGGCCTACCACTGCATCGCCAGCCCGGCAGGGGCGTACTTCACCTCCGGCCCGAAGCCGGTCTCGATCTGGCTGTCCACCCAGTACGCCCGCGCGGGCAAGGGCGGGACCGGTGCCGCGAAGACGGGCGGCAACTACGCGTCGTCGTTGCTGCCCCAGCAAGAGGCGTACGAGCACGGGTGCCAGCAGGTCATGTTCCTCGACTCGGTCGAGGGCAAGTACCTCGAAGAACTCGGCGGCATGAACGTCGTGCTCGTGAAGTCCGACGGCACGCTCGTCACGCCGGACTCCGACTCCATCCTCGAGGGCATCACGCGCGACTCGATCCTGCAGTTGGCAGAGGACCGCGGGCTCACGGTCGAGAAGCGCCGCGTGACCCTCGACGAATGGCGCGACGGTGTGGCCGACGGCTCCATCACCGAGGCGTTCGCGTGCGGGACGGCCGCCGTCGTGACCCCGATCGCGGAACTCCGCGGCGAGGGCTTCACGATCGGCTCGCCGACCGAGGGCGCCGGGGAACTCACCATGTCCCTGCGCGACGAGCTGACCGACATCCAGTACGGCCGTCGTCCCGACCCGCACGGGTGGATGACGAAGCTGACCGACGCGTCCTGA
- a CDS encoding 3-isopropylmalate dehydrogenase: MDVRTLKLAVIRGDGIGPEVVDEALKVLHAVTPDDLVVEETPFSLGATRYLETGDILTEDDMSAIASHDAILLGAVGGDPRDPRLAGGIIERGLLLKLRFAFDHYVNLRPTTVYDAVATPLAAPGAVDFVVVREGTEGPYVGNGGAIRTGTPQEIATEVSLNTAFGVERVVRYAFDLADRRARKHLTLVHKSNVLVHAGALWQRTVAAVGAEFPDVTVDYQHVDAVTIHMVKEPARFDVIVTDNLFGDIITDLAGAISGGIGLAASGNINPDGTFPSMFEPVHGSAPDIAGQQKADPTAAILSVALLLDHIGRSDLATAVTRAVEADLADRGTTQRRTAEIGDAIAAAATARTTTA; the protein is encoded by the coding sequence ATGGACGTCCGGACGCTCAAGCTCGCGGTGATCCGCGGGGACGGCATCGGACCAGAGGTCGTCGACGAGGCGCTCAAGGTCCTGCACGCCGTGACCCCGGACGACCTCGTCGTCGAGGAGACCCCGTTCTCCCTCGGCGCGACGCGGTACCTCGAGACCGGTGACATCCTCACCGAGGACGACATGTCCGCCATCGCATCGCACGACGCGATCCTGCTCGGCGCGGTCGGTGGGGACCCCCGCGACCCCCGGCTGGCCGGCGGGATCATCGAGCGCGGACTCCTGCTGAAGCTGCGCTTCGCGTTCGACCACTACGTCAACCTGCGGCCGACCACGGTGTACGACGCCGTCGCGACGCCGCTCGCCGCACCGGGCGCGGTCGACTTCGTCGTCGTGCGCGAGGGCACCGAGGGGCCGTACGTCGGCAACGGCGGTGCGATCCGGACGGGGACGCCGCAGGAGATCGCGACCGAGGTCTCGCTGAACACCGCGTTCGGTGTCGAGCGGGTCGTGCGGTACGCCTTCGACCTGGCGGACCGTCGGGCCCGGAAGCACCTGACGCTCGTGCACAAGAGCAACGTCCTGGTGCACGCCGGCGCCCTGTGGCAGCGCACGGTCGCGGCCGTCGGGGCGGAGTTCCCGGACGTCACGGTGGACTACCAGCACGTCGACGCGGTGACGATCCACATGGTGAAGGAACCTGCTAGGTTCGACGTCATCGTCACCGACAACCTCTTCGGCGACATCATCACCGACCTGGCCGGCGCGATCAGCGGCGGCATCGGTCTGGCGGCCTCGGGCAACATCAACCCGGACGGCACCTTCCCCAGCATGTTCGAGCCGGTCCACGGCTCCGCGCCGGACATCGCAGGTCAGCAGAAGGCCGATCCGACGGCCGCCATCCTCTCCGTCGCCCTGCTGCTCGACCACATCGGCCGCAGTGACCTCGCGACGGCGGTGACGCGGGCCGTCGAGGCGGACCTGGCAGACCGGGGCACCACGCAGCGTCGCACGGCCGAGATCGGCGACGCCATCGCCGCCGCGGCCACGGCACGCACCACCACCGCCTGA
- the serA gene encoding phosphoglycerate dehydrogenase: protein MSKPVVLIAEELSPATVDALGPDFEIRNVDGTDRPALLSALADADAVLVRSATKIDAEAIAAAPNLKVVARAGVGLDNVDIKAATTAGVMVVNAPTSNIISAAELTVGHILSLARHIPAAHASLAAGAWKRSSYTGVELYEKTVGIIGLGRIGALITQRLQAFGVQVIAYDPYVTTARAQQLGVELVSLDDLLRRADFVTIHMPRTPETLGMISDDQFAIMKPTAFVVNVARGGLIDEDALHRALTANTIAGAGLDVFVSEPPKDSPLVSLPNVVVTPHLGASTDEAQEKAGVSVAKSVRLALGGELVPDAVNVAGGVIDPYVRPGIPLVEKLGQVFTALATSPVTSIDVEVHGELAEYDVSVLKLAALKGVFTDVVSDQVSYVNAPLIAEQRGVTVRLITETDSPEYRNVLTIRGAQSDGPAISVSGTLTGPKQVEKLVEINGHDVEVPLDRHHVVMEYVDRPGIVAVYGKEFGEAGINIAAMQISREAAGGQALSVLTVDSPVPAEILEHVGRAIDASSLREIDITL, encoded by the coding sequence GTGTCGAAGCCGGTCGTCCTGATCGCCGAAGAACTCTCGCCCGCCACGGTCGACGCCCTCGGGCCCGACTTCGAGATCCGGAACGTGGACGGCACCGACCGGCCCGCGCTCCTGTCCGCCCTCGCCGACGCGGATGCCGTGCTGGTGCGTTCCGCCACCAAGATCGATGCCGAGGCGATCGCCGCGGCCCCGAACCTCAAGGTCGTCGCCCGTGCCGGTGTCGGCCTGGACAACGTCGACATCAAGGCGGCGACCACCGCCGGTGTGATGGTGGTGAACGCGCCGACCTCGAACATCATCTCCGCCGCCGAGCTCACCGTCGGGCACATCCTGTCGCTCGCCCGCCACATCCCGGCCGCGCACGCGTCGCTGGCCGCCGGCGCCTGGAAGCGCTCGTCCTACACGGGCGTCGAGCTCTACGAGAAGACCGTCGGGATCATCGGTCTCGGCCGCATCGGCGCGCTCATCACGCAGCGCCTGCAGGCCTTCGGCGTCCAGGTCATCGCCTACGACCCCTACGTCACGACGGCTCGCGCCCAGCAGCTCGGAGTCGAGCTCGTCTCCCTCGACGACCTGCTGCGGCGTGCCGACTTCGTCACGATCCACATGCCGCGCACCCCCGAGACCCTCGGCATGATCTCGGACGACCAGTTCGCGATCATGAAGCCGACGGCGTTCGTCGTCAACGTCGCCCGCGGCGGTCTGATCGACGAAGACGCCCTGCACCGCGCACTGACCGCGAACACCATCGCGGGCGCCGGCCTCGACGTCTTCGTGTCGGAGCCGCCGAAGGACTCCCCGCTCGTCTCGCTGCCCAACGTCGTCGTCACGCCGCACCTCGGTGCCTCGACCGACGAAGCGCAGGAGAAGGCCGGCGTCTCGGTCGCGAAGTCGGTGCGCCTCGCGCTCGGCGGCGAGCTCGTGCCGGACGCGGTCAACGTCGCCGGTGGCGTCATCGACCCGTACGTCCGTCCGGGCATCCCGCTGGTCGAGAAGCTCGGTCAGGTCTTCACGGCCCTCGCCACCTCGCCCGTGACGAGCATCGACGTCGAGGTCCACGGCGAGCTCGCCGAGTACGACGTCAGCGTGCTCAAGCTCGCAGCGCTCAAGGGCGTCTTCACCGACGTCGTCAGCGACCAGGTGTCGTACGTCAACGCCCCGCTCATCGCGGAGCAGCGCGGCGTCACCGTGCGGCTCATCACCGAGACCGACAGCCCCGAGTACCGCAACGTGCTGACGATCCGCGGCGCCCAGTCCGACGGCCCGGCGATCAGCGTCTCCGGCACGCTCACCGGCCCGAAGCAGGTCGAGAAGCTCGTGGAGATCAACGGCCACGACGTCGAGGTCCCGCTCGACCGGCACCACGTCGTCATGGAGTACGTCGACCGCCCCGGCATCGTCGCGGTCTACGGCAAGGAGTTCGGCGAGGCCGGCATCAACATCGCGGCGATGCAGATCTCGCGCGAAGCCGCCGGCGGACAGGCGCTCAGCGTCCTGACCGTCGACTCCCCGGTGCCCGCCGAGATCCTCGAGCACGTCGGCCGGGCCATCGACGCCTCCTCGCTCCGCGAGATCGACATCACACTCTGA
- a CDS encoding NAD(P)/FAD-dependent oxidoreductase, which translates to MSTAGSAAGSPDEPNTPVVHDVAVIGAGPAGLSAALNLVRAKRTVLLVDANRPRNAATLRSHGFLTRDGVSPLELRKLGRVEVEAYPEATVVQAVVDLVTPDADGWRLHGTWRGTEVDARARTVVVATGLREEFPALPMLRAFYGTAVHSCVECDAYDKAGQPLAFICETDDVVDRALLIAAWTDDLIVYTNGVAPLDDAGRARLARAGVVIDERVVEDLEGDRTGMTGVRLVDGHVEPRTGGFVRPTWHADLDWLHVTAGTGTGPDTDTPGAPTALERDAQGLLVVDRVGRTTVPGLYAVGDVTPPGPEQLIVAAGHGAATAAAVHRDLVGGLADLRDAVQ; encoded by the coding sequence ATGAGCACCGCGGGAAGCGCTGCAGGGAGCCCGGACGAGCCGAACACGCCGGTCGTCCACGACGTCGCGGTCATCGGTGCCGGACCCGCCGGGTTGAGCGCTGCGCTCAACCTGGTGCGGGCGAAGCGGACGGTGCTCCTCGTGGACGCCAACCGGCCGCGCAACGCCGCGACCCTGCGCTCGCACGGCTTCCTGACGCGTGACGGGGTCTCGCCGCTCGAGCTCCGGAAGCTCGGCCGTGTCGAGGTCGAGGCGTACCCGGAGGCGACGGTCGTGCAGGCCGTGGTCGACCTCGTGACGCCCGACGCCGACGGCTGGCGGCTGCACGGGACCTGGCGCGGAACAGAGGTGGATGCGCGGGCGAGGACCGTCGTCGTCGCCACGGGGCTGCGCGAGGAGTTCCCGGCGCTGCCGATGCTCCGCGCGTTCTACGGCACCGCGGTGCACAGCTGCGTCGAGTGCGATGCGTACGACAAGGCGGGGCAGCCCCTCGCGTTCATCTGCGAGACCGACGACGTCGTGGACCGTGCGCTGCTCATCGCGGCGTGGACGGACGACCTGATCGTCTACACGAACGGTGTCGCGCCGCTCGACGACGCCGGGCGTGCGCGCCTGGCTCGTGCCGGTGTCGTGATCGACGAGCGGGTGGTCGAGGACCTCGAGGGGGACCGGACCGGGATGACCGGAGTCAGGCTCGTCGACGGCCACGTGGAGCCGCGGACGGGCGGTTTCGTCCGACCGACGTGGCACGCCGACCTCGACTGGCTGCACGTGACCGCAGGCACCGGTACCGGCCCGGACACCGACACGCCCGGCGCGCCGACCGCCCTCGAGCGCGATGCGCAGGGGCTCCTCGTCGTCGACCGGGTCGGCCGGACGACGGTCCCCGGGCTGTACGCCGTGGGGGACGTGACCCCTCCCGGGCCGGAGCAGCTCATCGTGGCGGCCGGGCACGGAGCCGCGACGGCCGCTGCGGTGCACCGTGACCTCGTGGGTGGTCTTGCGGACCTCCGGGATGCTGTACAGTAG
- the gltX gene encoding glutamate--tRNA ligase, protein MTAPFTTASGSEIRVRFCPSPTGTPHVGLIRTALFNWAYARHTGGKLVFRIEDTDAARDSEESYAQILDALRWLRLDWDEGVDAGGEHGPYRQSERTAIYDDVIAKLQVSGHVYESFVTPEEMEARNKAAGRDPKQGYDNHERDLTEAERQAFRDQGREPALRLRVPDRDLSFDDLVRGEITFKQGTFPDFVVVRPNGKPLYTFTNPVDDALMGITHVLRGEDLLSSTPRQIALYEALYEIGLAPSIPVFGHLPYVMGEGNKKLSKRDPEANLFHHRDAGMIPEGLVNYLALLGWSIGADRDVFSIDEMVAAFEVTDVNPNPARFDHKKAEAINGDHIRLLDAADFRSRLLPYLSDLVTDPPTAEQLEVLTKAAPLVQERMQLLGEAPAMLGFLFTDDADLVVEDDALASLKGDTAAVLTAGIAALEQLDDWRTEAIEAALRTALIDDLGLKPRVAFGPLRVGVSGRRISPPLFESMEILGKESTLTRLRALAAR, encoded by the coding sequence ATGACTGCGCCATTCACCACTGCTTCCGGGTCCGAGATCCGTGTCCGTTTCTGCCCGAGCCCGACGGGGACCCCGCACGTGGGGCTCATCCGCACGGCGCTCTTCAACTGGGCGTACGCGCGCCACACCGGCGGCAAGCTCGTGTTCCGCATCGAGGACACCGACGCCGCCCGTGACAGTGAGGAGTCGTACGCGCAGATCCTCGACGCGCTGCGGTGGCTCCGGCTCGACTGGGACGAGGGCGTCGACGCCGGCGGGGAGCACGGTCCGTACCGACAGTCGGAGCGCACGGCGATCTACGACGACGTCATCGCGAAGCTGCAGGTGTCCGGGCACGTCTACGAGTCCTTCGTCACCCCCGAGGAGATGGAAGCCCGCAACAAGGCCGCGGGACGCGATCCCAAGCAGGGGTACGACAACCACGAACGGGACCTCACCGAGGCCGAGCGCCAGGCCTTCCGCGACCAGGGCCGCGAGCCGGCGCTCCGGCTCCGGGTGCCGGACCGTGACCTGAGCTTCGACGACCTGGTGCGTGGGGAGATCACGTTCAAGCAGGGCACGTTCCCCGACTTCGTGGTCGTCCGGCCGAACGGCAAGCCGCTGTACACGTTCACGAACCCGGTGGACGACGCCCTGATGGGCATCACGCACGTGCTGCGCGGCGAGGACCTGCTGTCCTCGACCCCGCGGCAGATCGCCCTGTACGAGGCGCTGTACGAGATCGGGCTCGCTCCGTCGATCCCGGTGTTCGGTCACCTGCCCTACGTGATGGGCGAGGGCAACAAGAAGCTCTCCAAGCGTGACCCCGAGGCGAACCTGTTCCACCACCGGGACGCCGGCATGATCCCCGAGGGGCTCGTCAACTACCTGGCGCTGCTCGGCTGGTCGATCGGTGCCGACCGCGACGTCTTCTCGATCGACGAGATGGTGGCGGCGTTCGAGGTCACCGACGTCAACCCGAACCCCGCACGCTTCGACCACAAGAAGGCCGAGGCGATCAACGGCGACCACATCCGGCTGCTCGACGCCGCGGACTTCCGGTCCCGTCTGCTGCCCTACCTGAGCGACCTCGTCACCGATCCGCCCACCGCGGAGCAGCTCGAGGTCCTGACGAAGGCGGCTCCGCTCGTCCAGGAGCGCATGCAGCTGCTCGGCGAGGCGCCGGCGATGCTCGGGTTCCTGTTCACCGACGACGCCGACCTGGTGGTCGAGGACGACGCGCTGGCATCGCTCAAGGGCGACACCGCCGCGGTGCTCACGGCCGGCATCGCTGCGCTCGAGCAGCTCGACGACTGGCGCACCGAGGCGATCGAGGCCGCGCTCCGCACCGCGCTCATCGACGACCTCGGGCTGAAGCCCCGTGTCGCCTTCGGCCCGCTGCGCGTGGGGGTGTCCGGTCGCCGGATCAGCCCGCCGCTCTTCGAGTCGATGGAGATCCTCGGCAAGGAGTCCACCCTGACGCGGCTCCGCGCCCTCGCGGCCCGCTGA
- a CDS encoding non-ribosomal peptide synthetase has translation MTSADPLTTADHWTHRAAIPLAGDHSVLDRWDRVVALHGDAAALAGDGRPYTFRQADGASRSLASVLDAELRPDDRSGAGVGAVAGGASKPVGVMAGQTTEAVVAILALVRAGRTVVVLDEHLPVVRLGHVARLAGVDEIVADPARADLAATVVAERDGRVHALADLLERHGESASDERATDVTAADTAADTAADTAVDAPAGTRAAGTGPGTQPGSRPGTQPGSRPDTRPGGRDPFAIVFTSGSTGMPKGVVLTHRQQLANAEQDAVALGTGPDDRLGVVLPLSFAAGLLFSFDTLLNGGSVVLLEPRELGVERLLARFTDDGVNVLVCTPHLLRSIVGSQTAPGAQASGAAPALGGLRFLMTTGEAVTGADIAAARPHLDPSTLLLNAFGSSETGCVAYCPVEPGSRVPEGVVPAGWPLPGKQVLVLREDGSRADPGETGELVIVSEGLTAGYWGAPEKTAERAGRIDDGTPTWRQGDLARIEPDGRLVLLGRSDDAVKVRGYLVEPSEVEAALRAIPEVHDAVVTAQVDPPAVTRLVAYVVGRPGQRTPAPAALRLALRDRLPEYMVPASIVPMTELPRNERGKVDRAELPGAPSIETEMVEGEYDQWELVVGQIWAEVLGLRGVHLDEDFSALGGDSLSAEEMLALVQSRLGIDLRSSDVLQHPTLRAFARRVRSGTTALPSHPDVVKVSGARESGRPPVFCFAGGGALALTFLPLSRYLPEHDVYAFQQHGLERRGMPDWSIQASARRYVALMRIVQPRGPYLLVGHSLGGLIALEIARLLTESGEQVEHVALLDTYLPRTGAEGVRQQFGRLEPREHRNPAVRAAGQRLAGAVRRVMPTGMSWGDHVAKRMRAYSAGVLRHGGQKDFDAFFDQAELVTRRHHPTPFHGRATYVLADANPDAAGWSALLRGRTETVRIAAEHSSLLREPHVADLATALRAAFTTEGAARN, from the coding sequence GTGACCTCCGCCGACCCGCTGACGACAGCCGACCACTGGACCCACCGCGCCGCGATCCCGCTGGCCGGCGACCACTCCGTCCTGGACCGCTGGGACCGCGTGGTCGCGCTCCACGGCGACGCAGCGGCACTCGCCGGCGACGGCCGCCCGTACACCTTCCGGCAGGCGGACGGTGCGTCGCGCTCCCTCGCTTCGGTGCTCGACGCCGAGCTCCGACCCGACGACCGCAGCGGCGCGGGAGTGGGCGCAGTCGCCGGCGGAGCGTCGAAGCCGGTCGGCGTCATGGCCGGCCAGACCACCGAGGCCGTCGTCGCGATCCTGGCGCTCGTCCGCGCGGGGCGCACCGTGGTGGTGCTCGACGAGCACCTGCCCGTGGTCCGGCTCGGACACGTCGCCCGGCTCGCCGGCGTCGACGAGATCGTGGCGGATCCCGCGCGCGCCGACCTCGCGGCCACCGTCGTCGCCGAGCGCGACGGACGCGTGCACGCACTCGCCGACCTGCTCGAACGACACGGCGAGTCGGCGAGCGACGAGCGGGCGACCGACGTGACGGCGGCGGACACGGCAGCGGACACGGCAGCGGACACCGCAGTCGACGCGCCCGCCGGCACCCGCGCCGCCGGCACCGGACCCGGCACCCAACCCGGCAGCCGACCCGGCACCCAACCCGGCAGCCGACCCGACACCCGACCCGGCGGCCGCGACCCGTTCGCGATCGTCTTCACCTCCGGCTCGACGGGCATGCCGAAGGGCGTCGTCCTGACGCACCGGCAGCAGCTCGCGAACGCCGAGCAGGACGCCGTCGCCCTCGGCACCGGTCCCGACGACCGGCTCGGCGTGGTCCTGCCACTGTCGTTCGCGGCCGGGCTGCTGTTCTCGTTCGACACGCTGCTGAACGGGGGCAGCGTCGTGCTCCTCGAACCCCGCGAACTCGGGGTCGAGCGCCTGCTCGCACGGTTCACCGACGACGGCGTGAACGTCCTCGTCTGCACCCCGCACCTGCTGCGCTCGATCGTCGGCTCGCAGACGGCACCCGGGGCGCAGGCGTCCGGCGCGGCGCCCGCGCTCGGCGGCCTGCGCTTCCTGATGACCACGGGCGAGGCGGTGACGGGGGCGGACATCGCCGCCGCCCGCCCGCACCTCGACCCGTCGACGCTGCTCCTCAACGCGTTCGGGTCGAGCGAGACCGGCTGCGTGGCGTACTGCCCCGTCGAGCCCGGGTCGCGGGTGCCCGAGGGCGTCGTCCCCGCCGGGTGGCCGTTGCCCGGCAAGCAGGTGCTCGTGCTGCGCGAGGACGGCAGCCGCGCCGACCCGGGGGAGACCGGCGAGCTCGTCATCGTCTCCGAGGGCCTGACCGCCGGGTACTGGGGTGCCCCGGAGAAGACCGCCGAACGGGCCGGACGAATCGACGACGGCACACCGACCTGGCGTCAGGGCGACCTCGCCCGGATCGAGCCGGACGGCCGGCTCGTGCTGCTCGGACGGTCCGACGACGCCGTGAAGGTCCGCGGGTACCTCGTCGAACCGAGCGAGGTCGAGGCGGCGCTCCGCGCGATCCCCGAGGTGCACGACGCCGTCGTCACGGCGCAGGTCGACCCGCCCGCAGTGACCCGCCTGGTCGCGTACGTCGTCGGCCGTCCGGGCCAGCGGACCCCCGCGCCCGCGGCCCTGCGGCTGGCCCTGCGCGACCGCCTGCCGGAGTACATGGTGCCGGCGTCGATCGTGCCGATGACGGAGCTGCCGCGGAACGAGCGCGGCAAGGTCGACCGTGCCGAGCTGCCGGGTGCGCCGAGCATCGAGACCGAGATGGTCGAGGGCGAGTATGACCAGTGGGAGCTCGTGGTCGGGCAGATCTGGGCCGAGGTGCTGGGGCTCCGGGGTGTGCACCTCGACGAGGACTTCTCCGCGCTCGGCGGCGACTCGCTCTCCGCCGAGGAGATGCTCGCCCTCGTGCAGAGTCGGCTCGGCATCGACCTGCGGTCCTCGGACGTCCTGCAGCACCCCACGCTCCGGGCGTTCGCCCGACGGGTGCGCAGCGGCACGACGGCGCTGCCGAGCCACCCCGACGTGGTCAAGGTGTCCGGCGCGCGCGAGTCCGGCCGTCCCCCCGTGTTCTGCTTCGCCGGCGGCGGAGCGCTCGCGCTGACGTTCCTGCCGTTGTCCCGCTACCTGCCCGAGCACGACGTGTACGCGTTCCAGCAGCACGGCCTCGAGCGTCGGGGGATGCCGGACTGGAGCATCCAGGCCAGCGCCCGCCGGTACGTCGCCCTGATGCGCATCGTGCAGCCACGCGGACCGTACCTGCTGGTCGGCCACTCGCTCGGCGGGCTGATCGCGCTCGAGATCGCCCGACTGCTCACCGAGAGCGGCGAGCAGGTCGAGCACGTCGCGCTGCTGGACACCTACCTGCCGCGGACGGGCGCCGAGGGGGTCCGGCAGCAGTTCGGCCGGCTCGAGCCGCGCGAGCACCGGAACCCCGCGGTCCGCGCCGCCGGCCAGCGCCTCGCCGGGGCCGTCCGGCGGGTCATGCCCACGGGCATGTCGTGGGGCGACCACGTCGCGAAGCGGATGCGCGCCTACAGCGCGGGTGTGCTGCGGCACGGCGGCCAGAAGGACTTCGACGCCTTCTTCGACCAGGCCGAGCTCGTCACCCGGCGGCACCACCCGACGCCGTTCCACGGGCGGGCGACGTACGTGCTCGCCGACGCGAACCCGGACGCCGCCGGCTGGTCCGCGCTGCTGCGCGGCCGGACCGAGACCGTGCGGATCGCCGCCGAGCACAGCTCGTTGCTGCGGGAACCGCACGTGGCCGACCTCGCGACGGCGCTGCGTGCGGCGTTCACGACGGAGGGCGCGGCCCGGAACTGA
- a CDS encoding fumarylacetoacetate hydrolase family protein, protein MKIARFSSKGEDPRYGILDERHLVVLAGDPMYQGFETTGERVALADAKLLAPVIPRSKVIGVGLNYLEHASEMDERAGDDPVVFLKPNTSVIGPDEPIRLPADIGRVDHEGELAIVIGSLAKNVRREDFASVVLGYTIANDVTARDLQARDGQWTRSKGFDTFCPLGPVIETEIDPSDIRIETRVDGDLRQAGSTNEMVHDIPSLVEFVSSIWTLLPGDVILTGTPAGVGQIRDGEVVEVTISGIGTLKNPVIARR, encoded by the coding sequence GTGAAGATCGCACGGTTCAGCAGCAAGGGTGAAGACCCCCGGTACGGCATCCTCGACGAACGGCACCTGGTGGTGCTCGCCGGAGACCCCATGTACCAGGGGTTCGAGACCACGGGGGAGCGCGTCGCACTCGCCGACGCCAAGCTCCTCGCCCCCGTCATCCCGCGGTCGAAGGTCATCGGCGTGGGGCTCAACTACCTCGAGCACGCCTCGGAGATGGACGAGCGCGCCGGCGACGACCCGGTGGTGTTCCTCAAGCCGAACACCTCGGTGATCGGGCCGGACGAGCCCATCCGTCTGCCGGCCGACATCGGTCGCGTCGACCACGAGGGCGAACTCGCCATCGTGATCGGTTCGCTCGCCAAGAACGTCCGGCGCGAGGACTTCGCGAGCGTCGTCCTCGGGTACACGATCGCGAACGACGTGACGGCCCGCGACCTGCAGGCCCGGGACGGGCAGTGGACGCGGTCGAAGGGGTTCGACACGTTCTGCCCGCTCGGCCCGGTCATCGAGACCGAGATCGACCCGTCGGACATCCGCATCGAGACCCGGGTGGATGGCGACCTGCGTCAGGCGGGCTCGACGAACGAAATGGTCCACGACATCCCGTCGCTGGTCGAGTTCGTGTCGTCGATCTGGACCCTGCTGCCCGGAGACGTCATCCTGACCGGTACCCCGGCGGGCGTCGGTCAGATCCGCGACGGCGAGGTCGTCGAGGTGACGATCTCCGGAATCGGCACACTCAAGAACCCCGTGATCGCGCGCCGCTGA